The following nucleotide sequence is from Halapricum desulfuricans.
CTCCTCGATGCGGAGGTCGGCCTCCTCGATGCGGTCTTCGACGACCTCCAGTTCCTCGAAGGCGTCCCCCTTCTTTTCGTCGAACTCGGCGACGCCCGCGATCTCGTCGATTATCTGTCGGCGGGCGTGAGGCGTCATGTTGATGATCTCGGTCACGTCGCCCTGCATGACGACGTTGTACCCCTCGGGCGTGACGCCCGCCTGCGCGAGGAGATCCCGGATGTCAGAGAGGTTGACCGACCGACCGTTGATGTAATAGTAGGAGTAGTAGTTGTCGTCGGTCTCCTTGACGCGGCGCTTGATCGTGATCTCCTCGATTTCGCCGACCTTGTCGGTGCCGGCGGCGTTGACGACCTGCGAGCGCTCCAGCGTTCGATCGGCGTTGTCGAGCACGACCTCGACGCTGGCCTCCCGCTCGCCGGCCGTCTCGGCGCTGCCGTCCTGATGGCCGGGGTTGTAGATGAGGTCGGTCAGCTTCTCGGCGCGGATGCCCGAGGTGCGGGCCAGCCCAAGCGCGAACAGCACGGCGTCGATAATGTTCGACTTGCCCGAGCCGTTCGGACCGCTGATGGTGGTAAAGTCCTCGTAGAAGGGGATTTTCGTCTTCCGACCGAAGCTCTTGAAGTTGTCGAGTACGAGCTCTTTGATGTGCATGGGGGTCAGTTCTCTGCAGACGCCGGTTGGGCACCCGGTGGCGTCATGCCGAAGTCGGTCTCATGCGATGATGATGTCCGAATCGCCGTCCGTCTCCAGTTCCTCGTCGTGTTCGTCCGTTGAGTCGGCTTCCTCGGTGTTAGGTTCTTCGGCCGAAGGCGGCTCCGTCTCCGAGTCAGTCTCCGACGAGGCCGGGCTGAACCCCATGTCGGTGTCGACAGCGTTCTCGAGTTCGCGGATGCGAACCTTGCACTCGACCAGTTCGTCGGTCAGCCCGTCGACGGTCGCCTGCAGTTGATTGACCTGCTCTTCGAGCTCTTCGACGCGATTGCCGCACATATCCCTACCACGCGCCCCCGCCCGCATAAACTTACGTCAGACATTCACATAGTAACTGATACGATCGGCGGTCGTGGACGCGAAGGGGACGACTCGGCAGCGCGGACGCGAACCCTTTTCCGGGTCCGGGTCGGCCTTTCGAGTATGAAACGCGGGGGCACGGACGAGCAGAAGCGCGCCGCGGGCGAATCGGCGGTCGACGCCGTCGCCGACGGCATAGTCGTCGGTCTCGGAACGGGAAGCACGACTGCCTACGCGATCCGCGAACTCGGCAGGCGCGTCGACGCTGGGCTGGACATCGAGGGGATCCCGACCTCCTATCAGTCGCGACAGCTGGCCCGCGAGGCCGGGATTCCGCTGACGACGCTTGACGACGCGAGGCCCGAGGTAGCGATCGACGGGGCGGATCAGGTCGCCGACGGGACACTGATTAAGGGCGGCGGAGCAGCACACGCCCGCGAGAAGCTCGTCGACGCGGCCGCCGACCGGCTGCTCGTGGTCGTCGACCCGACGAAGGAATCGGACGTCCTCGATCACCCGGTGCCGGTCGAGGTGCTCCCGGACGCCCGCCGGACCGTCGCGGACGCGGTGGCCGACCTCGGCGGCGACCCGCAACTGCGGGCGGCCGAGCGCAAGGACGGCCCGGTCGTCACGGACAACGGCAACCTCGTGCTGGACTGTGACTTCGGCGAGATCGGAGACCCGGCGACGCTGGCGAGCGACCTCTCGGCGCTACCGGGCGTGCTCGAACACGGCCTGTTCGTCGATCTGGCCGACGAGATCCACTGCGGGACGGTCGACGGCGTTCGCGTGACTCGCCTCTAGAGAACGAAACCTGTCTGCAGGATCGCGATCAGCGCGGTCAGCGTCGGGATCGAGACGAGCGTCGAGGTGAACACGACCGTCGAGACGTACGACTCGGGGGTGACTCCCTCGACCGAGCCGCCGGAGAACTCGCCCACGAGGATCAGCGGCGTCACGGCCGCCGGCGTCGCACACTCGAGGACGAACACGCGGGCGACGGTCGCCTGCGGGCCTTCCAGTCCGAGCCGGGCAAAGGCCGAAAGCGAGAGCAGTGCGACGCCGACGGCGACGACCGGTGCAAGCACCATCTTCAGGGCGTTTGCCCGGACGACGCTGCCCATCGCGGCCCCGAGTTCGGCGTTCGACAGCTGGACCCCGAGCAACAGCAACATCACGGGGATCGAAGCGTTGCCGACCATCCCGACCGTCTCCATGGTCGCGCTCTCGGCGGGCGGCAACAGCCCCAGCGGCCCCGCGACCAGCCCGACGGCGACGGCGTAGACGAGCGGGATCGAGAAGACCCGGCGCACGCCGGCCATCGCGCTCTCGTCGCGGCCGCGAGCGGCGAGATACACTCCGAGCGTGTACAGCAGGACGCTCTGGACGACGATATACAGCACGGCGGTCGAGCGGCCGACCGCGCCGAAAGCGAAATCCGAAAGCGGGATCCCGTAGTTGCCGGCGTTACCGAACGAACTCGTCAGGACGAAGGCCCCGAGCAGGGGTTCCGTCTCGCCCGCGAGCTGTCCGACTCCCTCCGCGAGCGCGGCCATCGTCAGCGTGAACCCCGTGACGCCGACCGCCAGCCACAGCAGCGTCTCTCCGCCGAGCGGCGTGGTCGCGACGCTGTGAAAGACCAGCGCCGGCGCGAGCACGTAGACGGTAATCGTGTTCAGCGGCC
It contains:
- a CDS encoding DUF7518 family protein, whose amino-acid sequence is MCGNRVEELEEQVNQLQATVDGLTDELVECKVRIRELENAVDTDMGFSPASSETDSETEPPSAEEPNTEEADSTDEHDEELETDGDSDIIIA
- the rpiA gene encoding ribose-5-phosphate isomerase RpiA, whose amino-acid sequence is MKRGGTDEQKRAAGESAVDAVADGIVVGLGTGSTTAYAIRELGRRVDAGLDIEGIPTSYQSRQLAREAGIPLTTLDDARPEVAIDGADQVADGTLIKGGGAAHAREKLVDAAADRLLVVVDPTKESDVLDHPVPVEVLPDARRTVADAVADLGGDPQLRAAERKDGPVVTDNGNLVLDCDFGEIGDPATLASDLSALPGVLEHGLFVDLADEIHCGTVDGVRVTRL
- a CDS encoding AEC family transporter, encoding MSPVDSGLLSIFATAIAPIIAIAAVGYALGRTQDIDAGPLNTITVYVLAPALVFHSVATTPLGGETLLWLAVGVTGFTLTMAALAEGVGQLAGETEPLLGAFVLTSSFGNAGNYGIPLSDFAFGAVGRSTAVLYIVVQSVLLYTLGVYLAARGRDESAMAGVRRVFSIPLVYAVAVGLVAGPLGLLPPAESATMETVGMVGNASIPVMLLLLGVQLSNAELGAAMGSVVRANALKMVLAPVVAVGVALLSLSAFARLGLEGPQATVARVFVLECATPAAVTPLILVGEFSGGSVEGVTPESYVSTVVFTSTLVSIPTLTALIAILQTGFVL